From the Oscillospiraceae bacterium genome, the window GCTAAGCCGAAGCCAAGAAAAAGAAGCTGTAAAGCGCGGGTACACGGCTTAATCATATCCGTTTTCCCTTCGCCAATCATTTTGCTGATAATAACGGAGCTTGCGCTGGCGGAGCCATACAGAAATACCGATACAATCTGGAAAACCGTAGATGACACAGCATTGGCTGATATTGCGTTTTCTCCCATATGACCCAGTATTGCTGTTTGAAACGCCATTGCTATACCCCAGGTAAGACTGGATAAGAAAACAGGTGAGCCATGCTTTATATAGCCTTTTAATTGTTCTCTGTCGCTCGGTTTAATAAGATCGCTTAATTTAAGCCTGACTTTTTTGTCTGTTTTAAATACAAAGAAAGCAATTACAATCATTTCTATGATACGCGAAATTAATGTGGCGAAAGCGGCGCCCCTGACACCCATTTCAGGGAATCCGAGGTTTCCGTATATAAGGAGATAATTCAAGCAGATATTAATTATTAATGTAGAAAGTGATACATAAAATCCGATCTTAACTGTTTCCACACTTCTGAGCATCATTAAAAGAGAACGTGATATGGCAAATATCGGATATGAAAATGCGATTATAACGGCATATTTTGTTCCTTCGGAGACAAATTTCGTGCTGTCTGAAAGAAGTCCGAGAATGCCTGAAGGGAAAAATAGCATGATTAATCCGAGAATCATTGAAACGCTTATGGAGAATTTAAGTGCGATGTTTGATATGGATTTAATGGAAGCCGTGTCCTTCTCACCCCAGCTTCGCGAAGCGAATATCAATGCTCCTTCTGAAATACCCATTACAAGCATTTGAAGGAGATATTGAATTTGATTTACAAGGCTTACACCGGACAAAGCGGCTTCAGAATATTGCGACAGCATAATATTGTCGGCAAGGTTTACGGCAAAAACGATCGCGTTTTGAAAAGCGATGACAGTGGTCATTGAAAGAAAAGTTCGGTAAAAGGCTTTGCTTTTGATTATGCAGCAGTTATTCATAAATAATACGACAAGCAAGTATAGCCTGGCTTGTGTTTAACTTTCATAAATATCAATTTTCTGTTTTTTACGAGGTAATCAAATTATTAATGTTGAAAAATAAAAAATCATTGGTATATAGGCTTTATATTATACTATTATCTGTTCTAAGTCAAGAATATAACTTCATTTTTACTTAAATTTGAATTTGAAGTATTGCATAAATATAAAGCTTACTAATAGTTATGACAGACAAAACCAGTAAATTTGAAAATAAGTGAAAATTTACGCTGATTTAATGTTATGCAATGTGTACAATAAACTGCATTAAAAGTAACATATAACGCAGAATGTTTGGAAATGTTGTTAAAATCATTGACTTTATAAAAAAACAAATATATACTTAAAGAGAACGAGCGGAGTAAAAAATGAGAAAAAATACCGATTGCGAATATGTAAAAAGACAAATTGTCGACATAATAAAAAGCGGCGAGTTAAAACCGGGTGATAAAATGTATTCCGGACGTGCTGTCGCTTCGATGCTCGGATGCAGCCCGAATACTGCTGAAAAAGCTTTGTCTCAGCTTGAACAAAGCGGATATATAATAAGAACCGAACGAAAAAGCAGCTATGTAAGCGGAAACATAAGTATCTATCCGAAAAACAACTGTATTGTCGCCGTATTTATTGTTTATATTGATATTCCGTTATGGTCATCTGTTTTGCAGGTTCTTGAAAGCTGTTTCGCCGAATACGGATTTTATATGCTGGCTGTAGGACACGACAATACCGTTGAAAAGCTTATAGAACGGCTTAACAATATAAATAAAAGCAAGGTTGACGGAGTAATCATCACGCCTTTTTTCTGTGAATCAAGGCTTGAAAAAGAATTTTCCAAAGCGATTAATCGTTTGCTATCAGAAAATATCCCTGTGGTTTTTATGGACAGAACTGTAGATGGGCTTGATGTTCCATGTGTATCAAGCAACAACATAATGGCGTCCATGAAGCTGTGTGATTATCTGATAAAAAACGGGCATAAAAAAATTGCGGTATTAAGAAACAGCTCGGTTTCCGCTGTCATTGACCGCAGAGACGGCTTTTATATGGCGGCGGCACAAAACAGAGTAAAATCTGATGTTGAAATATATGATTTATACATAAATTCTATAGATGAGCATATAAAGAATGAGCATCAAAAATTATTTTCTGAAAAGCTGATGGAAAGGTTTGAGGAAATAAAACCTACCGCTCTTTTTACCATTAATGCGCAGCTTGCTTCGCTTGCTGTGTCATCGCTGGAAAATGCCGGCTACAGGATTCCTGATGATGTTTCTCTTGTAACCTTTGACGCCGAATGCGCAAAAATAAAAGGTAGATTAAAAATAACAGGCATAAATCAGGATTTTTGTAAAATGAGTGTTTTGGCAGCTGCGATGATAGCAGATCGTATTTTTACGGGCATATCCGGATGTACTGAAGAATTATCTCGTCAGACGGTTGAAGCGTCGTTTTATGAGGGTAATTCAGTGGCACCGTTAAAAAATTTTTAAAGAGGAGAACACTATGAAGAAATTATCCGTTGTAACCTTGATATTGGCGATTGTAATGATGCTGTGTACCGCATTCCCCGTATCAGCTTATCCAGAAGGATCAAAAGCGGCAACTGCTTACACAGGCACACCGCATATTGACGGCAAGATTGATGAGGTTTGGGCTCAGGCCGAAATGTTCGAGGCAAATGATTTCAATCTATATAGTTGGGCTTCAAATCCAAAAACTGCGACCGGTAAATTAAGAACTCTTTGGGACAGTAAGTATTTTTATATTCTTGCTGAAATAACCACTGATCCTAATTTTGATTTTACTGCTTCACAGAGCACAGTGTGGGAAAGAGATTCCCTCGGCGTATTTGTTGATTACAGCTATAAACGCGACGAAAATTATAAATATTCATTAGCGAACGGCGACATTTATGAGTATTTAAACATACAAGCTGATGGAAAATACTATGGAACATACGGAACCTCCAGTGTCAAACCGGAAGATTATCCCGAGATTTTAATCTCTAGTGAAAAAAATGCGACAGGTTATGTAATGGAGATCGCAATTCCGCTTTCAAAACCGGGATTGAAAATCGGCGAAAAGGTCGGTTTTGATGTCAACATATGTGAAGCCGACTCAGGCAAACGTGTCGGAGTGACGGCATGGAATGCCAACGCAACCGATATGTGGCAATACAGCAATGTTCTCGGTACAATTACCCTTGGCGGTTCAAACGCTCCAAAAGAAGAGCCAAAGGAAGAACCGGAAACTGATGATAATACGACCTCTCCGACAACAGGAGATTTCACAGCATTAATGGTCGCAGCCGTGCTTGCTTCAGCCGGCTCTGCGCTAATCATTTCCAAAAAGAAAGTAAAATAAATATCGCCTAGAAGAACAATAGTTTTAGATAAAGTATGCCCTGACAAGCGGAAATCAATTGCTTGTCAGGGCATTAAATTGCTATTATTGAATTTGCGCAGTTATTTCATTCCGGCCGGCGCAGAGAGGATATTCAGTTCCGTATAAAACTAACTTAGCGTTAGCTTTTTCAGGAACGTCAGTGCGCACCGTAACTTCGCTGCTGTCTTGTGTAATTGAGACCGTTACCTGTCCTTTGGGAGTCATGATGCTTCCGGATATGCTTGTAAGCTCATTTATTATAATCGGAGATATTATAATTGACGAAAAACCGTTTGACTCAACCGGTTGATTTATACCAAGCAGGTATTTAAAGAGATATTTAACGACAGCTCCGAACATAGGGTGACTGTAAGAGCGTTTCCCTGTCCAGTATTCCCACAATGTCGTGCCTCCTCGTTCGATTATAGTGTTAAATGATATCTCTTTCTTTGAGGTGAGAAGTGAATAAGCAAGCTCGCCGTATCCGTGTTCAAATAAAATTCTTGTTACGATGTCCGTGCCGAATATGCCTGTGTCGTACATACCGGCTTTAGTATAATTTTCGACGAGGTGTGATAATGTTCTATCGTCACCAAGCGAAAGATCAACCGCAAACGCGTTGGCGCCTTGAATGTTTCCGGCAAAGTCTCCGGTAGCTGCGTTAAAATATTCGCGCATAATCGCGATTTCCTTGCGCCGCTTCGTCTCGATAAGCTGTACTTTATATTCGCTGATACCGAATATATCGCAAAGATAAATTATTCTGTTTATTGTCTTAATATAGAAATAATTGTTGACAAAAGGCTCTGGAATCTTGATTTCGTCGGGCGTACACCAATCTCCCAGGCACCATAGCCCCGGTTCATCGCTTAAAATAAGATCGTTTTCGCTGTGAAGCTCTAGATAATCAAGATAAGAAAGCATCTGCGGAAGCATTTTACGCGTGGGCTCGGGATCTCCGAAAACGCGGAAATACATGTAAGGAACCTCCGCTATGGCGCATCCCCATCCGCCCGGGCCTCCGCCGGAATGAACATATGGCGCGGTATATTGAACATGACCGTTTATACGGTTCTGACAGTCGGAAATATCGTCGATCCATTTTCGATAGAAGCTTTTTGAATCTAAAAGCAGCATCCCGCATTCGCATACGAGCTGGCCATCTCCGGTATAACCCCTGCGTTCGAGATGTGGGCAGTCGGATGGAATACCTCCGTGCATATTAGACAACTGAGTACGTATATACGCTTCATACAACCAATTCAAAATTTTATTTGAAGA encodes:
- a CDS encoding MATE family efflux transporter, encoding MTTVIAFQNAIVFAVNLADNIMLSQYSEAALSGVSLVNQIQYLLQMLVMGISEGALIFASRSWGEKDTASIKSISNIALKFSISVSMILGLIMLFFPSGILGLLSDSTKFVSEGTKYAVIIAFSYPIFAISRSLLMMLRSVETVKIGFYVSLSTLIINICLNYLLIYGNLGFPEMGVRGAAFATLISRIIEMIVIAFFVFKTDKKVRLKLSDLIKPSDREQLKGYIKHGSPVFLSSLTWGIAMAFQTAILGHMGENAISANAVSSTVFQIVSVFLYGSASASSVIISKMIGEGKTDMIKPCTRALQLLFLGFGLATGVTLFILRIPILTLYTKLSPASANLALNFMTVLSFTSIGTAYQMPVLTGIVRSGGETDFVLKNDLIFMWLIILPASVLCAFIFKFPPLAVYACLKCDQILKCSVAAIKVNRYKWIKKIR
- a CDS encoding GntR family transcriptional regulator, with protein sequence MRKNTDCEYVKRQIVDIIKSGELKPGDKMYSGRAVASMLGCSPNTAEKALSQLEQSGYIIRTERKSSYVSGNISIYPKNNCIVAVFIVYIDIPLWSSVLQVLESCFAEYGFYMLAVGHDNTVEKLIERLNNINKSKVDGVIITPFFCESRLEKEFSKAINRLLSENIPVVFMDRTVDGLDVPCVSSNNIMASMKLCDYLIKNGHKKIAVLRNSSVSAVIDRRDGFYMAAAQNRVKSDVEIYDLYINSIDEHIKNEHQKLFSEKLMERFEEIKPTALFTINAQLASLAVSSLENAGYRIPDDVSLVTFDAECAKIKGRLKITGINQDFCKMSVLAAAMIADRIFTGISGCTEELSRQTVEASFYEGNSVAPLKNF
- a CDS encoding sugar-binding protein is translated as MKKLSVVTLILAIVMMLCTAFPVSAYPEGSKAATAYTGTPHIDGKIDEVWAQAEMFEANDFNLYSWASNPKTATGKLRTLWDSKYFYILAEITTDPNFDFTASQSTVWERDSLGVFVDYSYKRDENYKYSLANGDIYEYLNIQADGKYYGTYGTSSVKPEDYPEILISSEKNATGYVMEIAIPLSKPGLKIGEKVGFDVNICEADSGKRVGVTAWNANATDMWQYSNVLGTITLGGSNAPKEEPKEEPETDDNTTSPTTGDFTALMVAAVLASAGSALIISKKKVK
- a CDS encoding family 78 glycoside hydrolase catalytic domain, which translates into the protein MKFSEMFADAKWITPSESCAAPYLRTGFFIPDFEKISITICGLGYFELYINGKRASDDLFVPLYTDYHEREFEVMGKPFAEKLTHRIIVPKYDITKLIVPGDNIIAIALAPGWYASKPEYGCVKVCYKIDVISSDGSEFSIVSDKIMKWATSPITKYEFITGEIQDLSLEKDGWTEPGYDDSAWANTVFTDIPETDYYIQSSPADRIINRIKPKVIKETETETIYDIGINVSGYPVLKCDSDVPQKIELICGELIGSDNTLLPIAAHGKSIYYTRGISEEFHTRFTWHAYRYFSISKPAYAIESIVIHSDVKVSSNFKSSNKILNWLYEAYIRTQLSNMHGGIPSDCPHLERRGYTGDGQLVCECGMLLLDSKSFYRKWIDDISDCQNRINGHVQYTAPYVHSGGGPGGWGCAIAEVPYMYFRVFGDPEPTRKMLPQMLSYLDYLELHSENDLILSDEPGLWCLGDWCTPDEIKIPEPFVNNYFYIKTINRIIYLCDIFGISEYKVQLIETKRRKEIAIMREYFNAATGDFAGNIQGANAFAVDLSLGDDRTLSHLVENYTKAGMYDTGIFGTDIVTRILFEHGYGELAYSLLTSKKEISFNTIIERGGTTLWEYWTGKRSYSHPMFGAVVKYLFKYLLGINQPVESNGFSSIIISPIIINELTSISGSIMTPKGQVTVSITQDSSEVTVRTDVPEKANAKLVLYGTEYPLCAGRNEITAQIQ